The following nucleotide sequence is from Cellvibrio sp. PSBB006.
ATCGTGTTCTCGCTCAACCAGGGATTTGATGTATTAAAAGCCCTGGGGGGTAGCTGTGAAGTGGTGCGTGCCGCCAAAGGCAATATGTTTTTGAGTGATGTATTTACCCATGCCTTTGCCAATACCACGCAAGCAGCGGTTGAGTTGTTTGAAACCGATGGCGCAGAAGGAGCCGCGCGCGCGGCGGCATTGGGCAGTGGTTTTTATGCAACGCCAGCAGATGCATTTAACGGTCTGCAACGCGTTGGCGTAGTTGAGCCGGATAAAGCGTTGTTCGCGCAATATCAGGACGCTTATCAACAGTGGGCTGCGTTGTTACCCGTGTAAGCAATCGCAAGGCCGTTTATTTTTAATTTTTTACCGATGATCATTGTCCTTAACATTGTCCCGTTGCAGGCGTGATCAACATTGACATCCATGAGGTTGGTTACTATGAGCATTGTGTTGGGTAGCAAAGAATATTTCCCCGGTATCGGCAAAATCGGCTATGAAGGTCCGGATTCCGATAACCCACTCGCGTATAAATACTACGACGAGAATCGTGTCGTCGCTGGCAAAACCATGAAAGAACATTTCAGGTTTGCAGTTTGTTACTGGCACACTTTCTGTGGCGCAGGCCATGATCCTTTTGGTCCAGGTCCTTTCCATTTTCCCTGGGCGGGCACCGCTGATGCGATAGGCCGCGCGCGCGAAAAGATGGACGCTGCGTTTGAATTTATTACCAAGCTGGGCGTACCTTACTACTGCTTCCACGACATCGATCTGGTTGACGAAGGCAGCACCCGTGCTGAAACCTCCAAGCGTTTGCAGACCATTGTTGAATACGCAAAAGAAAAACAAAAAGCGTCTGGCGTAAAACTCTTGTGGGGCACGGCCAACCTGTTCACCAATCCGCGTTACATGAACGGCGCTTCAACCAACCCGGATTTCAATACCGTTGCTTACGCGGGTGCACAGTTGAAAGATGCGCTCGATGCAACCATCGCCCTGAACGGTGAGAACTATGTTTTCTGGGGTGGTCGTGAAGGTTACATGAGCCTGATCAACACCGACATGAAGCGTGAACAGGAACACATGGCGCGCTTCCTGACTATGGCTCGCGATTACGCGCGTGGCCAAGGCTTTAAAGGTACGTTCTTCATTGAGCCCAAGCCCATGGAGCCATCCAAGCATCAATACGATTTTGATGCCGCAACGGTCATCGGCTTCTTGCGTCACCACGGTCTGGATAAAGATTTCAAATTAAATCTGGAAACCAACCACGCTACACTGGCCGGTCACACTATGGACCACGACATGCAAGTGGCTGCTGATGCC
It contains:
- the xylA gene encoding xylose isomerase translates to MSIVLGSKEYFPGIGKIGYEGPDSDNPLAYKYYDENRVVAGKTMKEHFRFAVCYWHTFCGAGHDPFGPGPFHFPWAGTADAIGRAREKMDAAFEFITKLGVPYYCFHDIDLVDEGSTRAETSKRLQTIVEYAKEKQKASGVKLLWGTANLFTNPRYMNGASTNPDFNTVAYAGAQLKDALDATIALNGENYVFWGGREGYMSLINTDMKREQEHMARFLTMARDYARGQGFKGTFFIEPKPMEPSKHQYDFDAATVIGFLRHHGLDKDFKLNLETNHATLAGHTMDHDMQVAADAGMLGSIDANRGDYQNAWDTDQFPNNINETVDMMLVLLRSGGFQGGGVNFDAKARRNSTDFVDRFYGHIGGMDTFARALLIADDLIQKSPLEKMRKTRYASFDAGNGSVFEQGDMTLEQLAKLGNENGEPAQISGQQELYENIVNRYIR